The DNA window TGTCATCATTATTGGTGCTGGTTTCACCGGATTATGGACAGCTATTTCTATTAAAGAAAAATATCCCGAACGATCTGTTTTGATTCTTGAAAGGAATTCTATTCCTTTGGGAGCTTCGACGAGAAATGCAGGTTTTGCCTGTTTTGGAAGTCTAACGGAGATTATTGCAGATCAGGAAAAGATGGGTTGGAATAAGACCTTGGAATTAGTTAAAATGAGGTTTGAGGGACTTCAGAAAATTCAGACTTATTTTAAGAGTTCAGAAATTAATTTCGAACTGAGTGGGGGATATGAAATATTGAATAATGATCATCCTTTGCAAAAATTGGATGAGGTGAATGAAAATCTTACATGTATTACCGGAATCCCAAATACCTATTCTTTACAACAAAATAAAATACAGGAATTTGGATTAGGGAAATCTAATTTTCTCATTGAGAATCCATGTGAAGGAAGTTTACACTCTGGAAAACTTCTGCATAAGCTACTTGAAAAATGTTATGAACTTAAAGTGGAGTTCCTTTTTGGAACAGAAGTAACAAATGTTGATGAAAATGCTGATGTGATTCTGGTTCAATTATCAGATGAATTATCTATTCAGGCTCATCAAATTATATACTGTACCAACGCTTTTAGTTCGAAATTTTTAGAGAATGAAGAAATTATTCCGGCACGTGGTCAGATTTTGCTAACAGAACCTATTGAAAATTTGAAATTAAAAGGAACTTTCCACTGCGATGAAGGGTTTTATTATTTCAGAAACCTGGCAGATAGAATTTTATTGGGTGGGGGGAGAAATCAGGATTTTAAAACTGAAGAAACAACTGATTTTCAAACCACAGAATTCCTACAGATTCACCTCGAAAACTTTTTAAGAGAAGTGATTTTACCCAATCAGGAATTTCGAATAGC is part of the Chryseobacterium paludis genome and encodes:
- a CDS encoding NAD(P)/FAD-dependent oxidoreductase, whose product is MINSSIWELETFYRKRDVIIIGAGFTGLWTAISIKEKYPERSVLILERNSIPLGASTRNAGFACFGSLTEIIADQEKMGWNKTLELVKMRFEGLQKIQTYFKSSEINFELSGGYEILNNDHPLQKLDEVNENLTCITGIPNTYSLQQNKIQEFGLGKSNFLIENPCEGSLHSGKLLHKLLEKCYELKVEFLFGTEVTNVDENADVILVQLSDELSIQAHQIIYCTNAFSSKFLENEEIIPARGQILLTEPIENLKLKGTFHCDEGFYYFRNLADRILLGGGRNQDFKTEETTDFQTTEFLQIHLENFLREVILPNQEFRIALRWSGIMAMGSEKTPIVKQLSERQFCAVRLSGMGVALAPKIGEIVADMIK